From bacterium, one genomic window encodes:
- a CDS encoding glycosyltransferase family 4 protein: protein MRVLFLTHNYPRFKGDQAGTFIEELALALPDDCKVLVLCPHAKGLRIKEKRGKVTIYRFRYAAERKETLAYEGKMLASLRQGIKGIIELFIFTFSFVKSIRKLIVSENIDIIHAHWLMPAGIAARLALSSWHIPLLLSVHGTDVMLLKNLIFGRALSRWVLSRIRLLMPVSRFLGDTLEKISGVKKQKELLPMPASKNFLARPKRRLAKRIVAIGNLVKQKRFDVLIDALGVLAEVGIKLDLAIVGDGPERKSLEDLCLEKNINTIFVGRQPHHKIPEILKDAGILVLPSVDEGFGLALVEGQLAGLAVIGADAGGQRDIIEDGKTGILVKPDDVHSLAKAIADLLSDERKTLKMAALGQANAKRFLAGYAATRLSDIYKRVLS from the coding sequence ATGCGGGTTCTTTTCCTGACCCACAATTACCCGAGATTCAAAGGCGATCAAGCGGGCACTTTTATTGAGGAGTTAGCCTTGGCTCTGCCGGATGATTGTAAAGTATTAGTATTGTGCCCTCATGCGAAGGGTTTGAGGATTAAAGAAAAGAGGGGAAAAGTAACGATTTATCGTTTCAGATATGCTGCGGAGAGGAAGGAAACGCTTGCCTATGAAGGAAAGATGCTTGCGTCGCTCCGCCAGGGGATAAAAGGAATAATTGAATTGTTTATCTTCACTTTCTCCTTTGTAAAATCCATACGCAAGCTGATTGTTAGCGAAAACATAGATATCATCCACGCCCACTGGCTGATGCCTGCAGGAATTGCAGCAAGACTTGCCCTTTCATCGTGGCATATACCATTGCTCTTAAGTGTTCATGGAACTGATGTTATGTTACTGAAGAACCTAATATTCGGTCGAGCACTCTCGCGATGGGTGCTGTCGCGCATTAGACTCTTGATGCCTGTTTCACGCTTCCTTGGTGATACTCTTGAGAAGATAAGTGGTGTAAAAAAGCAGAAAGAGCTCCTGCCGATGCCCGCATCCAAGAATTTCCTTGCCCGGCCGAAGAGGAGACTCGCCAAAAGGATTGTGGCCATTGGCAATCTGGTCAAACAAAAAAGATTTGATGTTCTGATTGACGCCTTGGGGGTTCTCGCAGAAGTAGGAATAAAGCTCGATCTTGCGATTGTCGGCGACGGGCCTGAAAGAAAATCTCTGGAAGACCTGTGCCTGGAAAAGAATATCAACACTATATTCGTTGGAAGACAGCCACATCATAAGATACCTGAAATATTGAAGGATGCAGGTATATTGGTCCTGCCTTCGGTAGATGAAGGATTCGGCTTGGCTCTTGTTGAAGGTCAGCTTGCAGGCCTTGCAGTAATTGGCGCCGATGCCGGCGGGCAGCGCGATATAATAGAAGACGGGAAAACCGGTATACTTGTGAAACCGGATGACGTTCATTCGCTGGCCAAAGCCATTGCCGATCTCCTTTCTGATGAGCGGAAGACGTTGAAAATGGCAGCTTTAGGCCAGGCCAATGCAAAACGCTTTCTTGCCGGGTACGCGGCAACCCGCCTTTCAGATATATATAAGAGGGTGCTTTCTTGA
- a CDS encoding flippase-like domain-containing protein, with amino-acid sequence MKPDKKPQPKTKTWKKVLRWTIQIAIIGAIVFFLTRTVVKNWEQVKDFQWNFNPWFLILSFVALGVTLFYMIVLWRGLLIKLGGSVGLPSAIRIFAISSMGRYLPGKVWQIAGMVYLGQKEGVRAETGVWAAVLAQILAVLAGILFFSVSLIVEPQRILLPFMKSLGVNNFSPYWLLLPVLLVLVLIHPRILKGFTNWLLRILKREPLEFNLSYIRLLSFFLLYVLSWFFYGITFYLFVSSIHPVPLTDWFVISGSFAAAYIVGLLALFVPGGLGVREGILALFLAGLVGSGVAVAISFGQRLWFTIIELTLVLIAVIFMRRKNVKEETDEKK; translated from the coding sequence ATGAAGCCTGATAAAAAGCCCCAACCTAAGACAAAGACATGGAAAAAGGTTCTGAGATGGACTATACAAATAGCAATAATTGGAGCAATCGTTTTTTTCCTTACCAGAACGGTTGTAAAAAACTGGGAACAGGTTAAGGATTTTCAATGGAATTTTAATCCCTGGTTTTTGATTCTTTCCTTTGTTGCTTTGGGCGTAACGCTTTTCTATATGATTGTTTTATGGCGAGGGCTGCTTATTAAGCTAGGGGGGAGTGTCGGGCTCCCGTCGGCCATAAGGATTTTCGCAATCTCGTCCATGGGCAGATACCTGCCCGGTAAAGTCTGGCAGATAGCCGGAATGGTATATCTTGGACAAAAAGAGGGCGTGCGTGCTGAGACGGGCGTTTGGGCTGCAGTGCTCGCGCAGATATTGGCCGTGCTTGCAGGGATATTATTCTTTTCCGTATCCCTGATTGTCGAACCGCAAAGAATTCTTTTACCTTTCATGAAAAGCCTGGGCGTCAATAACTTCTCGCCGTACTGGCTTCTTCTGCCCGTATTGCTCGTTCTGGTACTGATCCACCCGAGGATTCTGAAAGGTTTCACAAACTGGCTCTTGAGAATCCTTAAACGAGAACCTCTCGAGTTCAATCTTTCATACATCAGATTGCTTTCTTTTTTCCTTTTATATGTGCTGAGCTGGTTTTTTTACGGAATCACTTTTTATCTGTTCGTTTCATCCATACACCCTGTACCTTTAACCGACTGGTTCGTAATATCGGGTTCTTTCGCAGCTGCATATATAGTAGGGCTTCTGGCGCTCTTCGTCCCCGGAGGCCTGGGTGTCAGAGAAGGAATTCTTGCCTTGTTTCTTGCCGGATTGGTCGGGTCAGGGGTAGCCGTTGCTATTTCTTTCGGCCAGAGGCTGTGGTTCACGATTATTGAGTTGACTTTAGTGTTAATTGCCGTTATCTTTATGCGGAGGAAAAATGTCAAAGAAGAAACCGACGAAAAAAAATGA
- a CDS encoding YfhO family protein: MSKKKPTKKNEPKQIQEKATVTAPEYKIGWGWLLLGLSILVFLLFANTLARGHLIQGSDQLLAGYMFKSFAQDAIRTTGQMPLWNPYIFAGLPYIDALHGDALYITAFLRLVFPVGTVMSLVFIIQIIVAGIFTYGFLRTLKTSQAVALIGAIAYMFTGVMVTHVVSGHDGKIIVSSLLPAGLFLIQKAFDPETRRQLMWFSLLGLVIGLALLSPHVQMTYYMLMMMAFYIIFKLLALGIKEKRWGFGAKSLGLSFGSLALGFAISAIQFLPSIAYLAFSPRGEGGRGWEWNTSWSMPRLEVFDLFNARFSGILENYWGPNAFKQHSEYFGIIIMALAIVGIILAWKRKETKFFMGFSLFGLLMSLGGNTFFYRIPYEIFPLLKSFRAPAMIFFTVAFSSVVLAAMALEEIINAPPKPQKERRKKPDIALLVFSIIGGLMAILAIWSSADPSGFGNFVSGLARGELMQTNGPERAQALLSRMQANIRNASNGFWLSFLFLAGGLLVILLWRRFKKLTLIWGLALAGLVFVDLWLVDRHFVDIVRDRNGNPISAEELYAPDEVVNYLKADNGIYRVFPLQYMGNDLYRRDDYLMLHGIQSVGGYHGNQLERYQEFIGAPHTIMFRDASNLRYPAFLSLLDVKYLISLRLPEMADIDRYAAQDQAMIRALYSELGTWIDTTQSTFKPVYLGQNYAIYRNSAPVSRAWLASNIEVIKDDKAILSRIAQKDFDPHRDVILEEKPGDWLNSADTSSPGYVSITRYEPNVIELKTDVKRSCVLVLSENWYPWYRAWVDDKEQKVYRADYTLRAVVLKPGMHRIEFRFKSPYVTAGVWITFISLGLVGLAVALSLVSIKRKDKKTTG, from the coding sequence ATGTCAAAGAAGAAACCGACGAAAAAAAATGAACCGAAACAAATCCAAGAGAAAGCAACAGTTACTGCCCCGGAGTACAAAATAGGCTGGGGCTGGCTTCTTTTAGGTCTCAGCATACTCGTGTTCCTTTTATTCGCAAACACTCTTGCCAGAGGTCACTTGATCCAGGGTTCAGACCAGCTGCTGGCAGGATACATGTTCAAATCTTTCGCTCAGGATGCAATTCGGACAACAGGTCAGATGCCGCTTTGGAATCCATACATCTTTGCTGGCCTGCCCTACATAGATGCCCTTCACGGCGATGCTTTGTATATTACGGCTTTCTTAAGGCTCGTCTTTCCAGTAGGAACGGTGATGTCGCTCGTTTTCATTATTCAAATCATTGTTGCAGGAATCTTCACTTACGGTTTCCTTAGAACATTGAAGACAAGCCAAGCTGTCGCCTTAATCGGCGCTATTGCATACATGTTCACGGGTGTGATGGTCACCCACGTTGTGTCCGGGCACGACGGAAAAATCATCGTTTCATCCCTTCTGCCCGCCGGGTTGTTCTTGATACAGAAAGCATTCGATCCCGAAACAAGGCGGCAGCTCATGTGGTTTTCGCTCCTCGGACTCGTGATAGGTCTTGCACTGCTCTCTCCTCACGTTCAGATGACCTACTACATGCTGATGATGATGGCCTTCTACATCATATTCAAGCTCCTTGCTCTCGGCATCAAGGAGAAGCGCTGGGGATTCGGTGCAAAAAGCCTCGGCCTTTCCTTCGGCTCCCTTGCATTAGGCTTTGCCATATCGGCGATTCAGTTCCTGCCTTCTATAGCCTATCTTGCATTCTCGCCAAGAGGCGAAGGCGGAAGGGGGTGGGAATGGAACACTTCCTGGTCAATGCCGAGGCTTGAGGTCTTCGATCTCTTTAATGCAAGGTTCTCGGGAATACTCGAGAACTACTGGGGTCCTAACGCATTCAAGCAGCACTCGGAGTACTTCGGGATTATAATAATGGCTCTGGCGATTGTCGGAATCATCTTAGCCTGGAAGCGCAAGGAGACCAAGTTCTTTATGGGGTTTTCACTTTTCGGATTGCTGATGTCGCTCGGAGGCAATACCTTCTTTTACAGAATCCCATACGAGATTTTTCCGCTTCTCAAAAGCTTCAGGGCGCCTGCGATGATATTCTTCACGGTTGCTTTTTCCTCCGTAGTGTTAGCTGCCATGGCACTTGAGGAAATCATTAATGCTCCACCCAAACCCCAGAAGGAAAGACGGAAAAAGCCTGATATAGCCCTACTCGTATTTTCGATCATAGGTGGACTGATGGCTATACTGGCGATATGGTCTTCCGCGGACCCCTCAGGATTCGGCAATTTCGTCTCGGGACTGGCACGGGGGGAGCTTATGCAGACCAACGGACCTGAAAGAGCTCAAGCCCTGCTTTCAAGGATGCAGGCAAACATACGGAACGCCTCCAATGGCTTCTGGTTAAGCTTTCTCTTCCTCGCCGGGGGTTTGTTGGTGATTCTTCTCTGGCGGCGTTTCAAAAAACTTACTTTGATTTGGGGTCTTGCGCTTGCAGGCTTAGTGTTTGTCGATCTGTGGCTTGTAGACCGTCACTTTGTAGATATTGTTAGGGACCGGAACGGCAATCCCATATCGGCAGAGGAGCTTTATGCACCAGATGAAGTTGTCAACTATCTTAAGGCTGACAACGGGATTTATAGGGTTTTCCCGCTTCAGTATATGGGCAACGACCTCTACCGCAGGGACGACTATCTTATGCTGCACGGAATCCAGTCCGTAGGCGGCTATCACGGCAATCAGCTGGAGCGCTACCAGGAGTTTATCGGCGCCCCGCACACCATCATGTTCCGCGACGCTTCAAATCTTCGCTATCCCGCTTTTCTTTCATTGCTGGACGTCAAGTACTTGATATCGTTAAGACTGCCTGAGATGGCTGACATAGACCGATATGCAGCCCAGGATCAGGCCATGATACGGGCGTTGTACTCCGAGCTCGGAACTTGGATAGACACTACTCAGAGTACTTTCAAACCTGTATACCTGGGTCAGAACTACGCGATATACAGGAACTCAGCCCCAGTATCACGTGCGTGGCTTGCCTCGAATATCGAGGTAATTAAGGACGATAAGGCGATTCTATCAAGAATCGCGCAAAAGGATTTCGACCCACACAGGGACGTTATTCTTGAAGAAAAACCCGGCGATTGGTTGAATTCCGCAGATACATCTTCGCCCGGCTACGTTAGCATAACGAGATACGAACCTAATGTTATTGAGTTGAAAACGGACGTAAAGCGGTCTTGCGTGCTTGTATTATCGGAAAACTGGTACCCGTGGTATCGCGCATGGGTTGACGACAAGGAACAAAAGGTCTACCGCGCGGACTATACTTTGAGAGCGGTGGTTCTTAAGCCGGGCATGCATAGGATTGAGTTTCGCTTCAAGTCGCCGTATGTGACTGCAGGCGTCTGGATTACCTTTATATCCCTCGGCCTGGTCGGGCTGGCCGTGGCGCTCTCTCTAGTATCGATTAAGCGCAAGGACAAGAAAACAACCGGCTAA